From the genome of Desulfovibrio sp. JY:
TCGGACCGGGGCCGACCGGCCGGGGCCGTCAACGTGCCCGTGACCTGGCCGCCCGACCCCATAAACGGGCTCGTGATCTCGGGCATGTTCACCCCGTCCTACGCCGAGGATTACGTGCATCCCCCCGAGTTGCGCGAAAAAATCGAAGCCCGCTTCGGCCCCTGCCGGGATTCGCCCAACATGGACCCGGACCCGAAACGCTACCTGCAAAATCTCCTGGACGGCGTGGACGCCCGCTGCGAGCTGACGCTGTGGCTCATGGCCCAAAAGCCCCTCGACTACTTCTGCTCGGTCTTCATGGAATCCGACCGGGTGCAGCACTTCTTCTGGGGCTACCGCGACCCGTCCCATCCCGACCACGCCGCCCTGGGCCAGGCCATCGAGGCCGTGTACGAACGCCTGGACGCGGCGCTTGGCCGCATCCTCGACGCCTGTCCGCCGGATACGGCCGTGGCCCTGGTCTCCGACCACGGAGCCGGGCCGCTTAGGCGCGCCATCTTTCTCAACCGCTGGCTCATGGACAACGGCTTCCTGACGCTCTCCGGCGAGCTGGCCGCCCTGGCCGCCAGACACCACGCCCCGTCCGGGCTCAAAAAAGCGGTTGTCGCCATGGCCAAGGCGATCCTGCCCGAGTCCGTGCTGGAAGCGAGGCGCAAGGCCAAATCCAAGGCCTTCGCCCGCATCAACAACCTCTTTTCCGCCATCGTGGACTGGGACAGGACGACCTGCGTGTCGGAAGGCATCGCCGGCGGCATCTTCTTCAACCCCAGACTGGTGGGCGAAGCCGACCGGGCGGAGCTGACGCAACGGCTCAAGGAAGGCCTGCTCGCCATCGTGGACCCGCAAACCGGGGCCCACCCCTTTGCCGCCGTGTACGCCCGGGAAGAGCTCTACAATGGGCCAGCCGTCCCCGACGCGCCGGACGTCATCACCCTGTGCGGCCCGGGCTACCAGGTGCTCGTGCCCCACGAGATCGCGCTCTACGACCAGGGCGCGCCGACCGGGCTTTTCGCGTCGCACAAATGGAGCGGCCGCCACGAGCAGTACGGCGTATTCGCCCTGCGCGGCCCGGGCGTGGCCGCCGGCGTGGAGCTTGCTAACGCGGCCATGGCCGACGTGACGCCGACGCTGCTCTACGCCCTGGACGAGGCCGTGCCGGAAAACATGGACGGACGCGTGCTGGCCGGAGCCTTCACGGCCGAAACCCTGGCCGCCCGACCGCCACAGACCACCACCGCCACAACCAGCACGACAGGCGCGGCCGGCACCGACGGCGCACAGGCGGACCAGATCGCGGATGAGCTTTCGGACCTGGGGTATATGTAAAGAGGGGGCGGAGGCAAAGAGAATGCGAGAGGGGGACCTTTTTTGAAAAAAAGGTCCCCCTCTCGCGCTCTCCCCTCCAAAAAACTTTTAACGATTACAGGTGGTGTAACGCTATCACTCTGTAACCGTTAGGAGTCTTTGGAAAGGGGGTCCGGGGGGAACCCTTTCTACAGAAAGGGTTCCCCCCGGTCTCTTACCGATCCCGGCGCAAGAGCTCCCAGGAGATGCCGAGGACCGCGCCGATTTTTTTGAGCGTCGCCGCCCGGGGCCGGGCCGAACGGGCTTCGAACTGGGCCACGGCGGCCGGCGAGATGTCCAGGCGCCGGGCCAGCTCTTCCGGCGTGACGCCCAGATGCTCCCGCCAGGCCCGGATGGGCGAATCGCCTTCGCGGCAAAGCCAGGCCACTTCGCGCGGCAAATCCCCGTCCGTTTCTTGATCTTCCATCATTGCTCCCTGGCCGGGCCTACCACGCAACGGCCCTTCGAGACGCGGGCGCGTACGGCACCGCGCGGTTTCCCGGCCGCCGGATCAAGGCCGCGCCTTTTCCGGCACCGGGGCCACCAAGCCTTGCGGACTGCCGTCGGCACGCACGAGCGCGCCTCCCGTAAAAGATTCGTCGGGCAAAGCGCCCTCATCCTGATAGCCCGACTGGGCCAACACCAGGATCGACAGGGCCAGCACCAGCACAACCATGCCACCTGCGACCCGCCAGAAAAAATAATCCCGATCAGGCGTTACCGCCGCCTCACGCATCACTTCCATCTCCCGCAAAAACAAAATCCGCGTTACCGTCGGTGTCCGGGCAAACCCCAGACTTCCGACACCGCCGCGACCACCGCCGCGACCACCCGATCCTCGGCCTTCTCCCGCCGATAAATCAGGGACAAGCCCAGGGTCAGCCCTTCTTCACGCTGCCACAGGCACACTTCCCCGGCCGCTTCGGCCTCCAGGGCATCGTCGCGGCGCAGCAGCGTCAGTCCGATGCCGGCCGCGACCATGGTCCGCAATGTGGCGTCGCTGTCCCCCACCATGACCTTTTGCAGCGGCAGATCACGGCAGGAAAAAGACGACTCCAGCAAATATTGGAACGGACAGCGCTGGGAAAACCAGACCCAGGGCAGCCCGGCCAACGTTTCCCAGTCCGCCAGGCAAACACGATCCGCCCAGGAGGTGGGGCCGACAACGGCCATTTCCACGTTCTCCAAAGGCACGGACACGACATCGCGCCCCTGCTCGATGATATTGTCATAGATAAAGCCCAGATCAAGCTTTCCCTGACGCACGTTATCGAGAATGTTCGCCGAACTGGAATCGGTCAGGTGCACTTCCACGCCGGGATGGCGGCGGGAAAGAACAGCCAGCATTTCGGGCACGCGCATACGCCCGGCCTCATTGTTGAGGCCGATGCGGGTCACGCCCGTGACTTCCCGGCGCAGGCTGCCGGCCCTGGCCCGAACGGCGTCCAGACCAGCGAGGGCCCGTCTGGCCTCGGTCAAAAGCGCCTGTCCCTCGCCCGTCAGGCGCATGCCCTTTGGCGTACGCGTGAAAAGCGGCACCCCGAGTTCCTCCTCGAGGCCGCGCACATGGGCGCTCACCGCGGGCAGGCTGGCATTGAGCCGCTCGGCCGCCCGGGTCAGGTGCTCTTCCTCGGCCACGGCCACGAAGGTCCGTAGATGGTAGTATTCCACAACGCCCCTCCCGGCGTCGTTTTCCCTTCAGGGATTCGGAAGGACTTCTTCCGACATTGCGATTGGATCGCGTCCCCGCAGGCGGGCTACAACCAGTCCGTAGCTTTTCTGGCCTATGGCACACGCCCGGCCCGCCGTAAAGGACGGGCCGAGGCCAAAACGCGGGAGAACCATCATGCGCCTTGTCAAGATCATCGTGCTCGTCTCGGCCCTTCTGGGGCTGCTTCTTTTCGTCGTTACGAAGGACCGCACCGGGGCCAGCCCGGTCGCGCACTCGCGTCCATCCGACTTTGCCCCGGCCCGGGCCGATCTGGCCGAAGCGGTCTTCGCCATGGTGGTGGAAAACGCCAAAAACGCGGGACTGCCAAAGCCCGCCACCCTGTGCCAGGCCTGCGTGGCCGCGCACCTGGACCTGCCCGAGGGCACCATGCGCAACCGCTGCGAACGCGCCTGCGCTCTCACTCCCCAATAAAAAAGGGATACCCTCCCTTGCGGAAGGATATCCCCCTATCGATAGTTTTTGGGGAGGGTGGGGGTCCGGGGGAGGGGACCCTTTTTTTCAAAAAAGGGTCCCCTCCCCCGGCTCTCCCCGTCTTCCTCTCCCCTATCCTAACAACTCATTGATCTTCTTCATGACGGCGAAGGCATCGGCCACGTAGAGCACGTCGGCCTTGCCCTGGGCCCAGCCGCAGGAGGGGTCGAGGTTGACGGCCCGGCGTTCGCCGACAAACCGCCAGCCGACCACGTGCGGCTCCTCGCCGTGGCAGCAGGTGGCCAGGCCCTTGGGGTGGCGCGGCGTGGCCCCGGTCTGTCCGACCTGATGCAGGTGGGTGAGAAACGGCAGCACGGCCTCGCCGTCGCCGCCCATATCCACCAGGGACTTGCTGCTGCCGAGCGACGCCTTGGACCGGCCCAGGAACCCGAGGATCAGTTCGCCGGCATCGGCCACATGGGACGCGCCGTCGGCCTGTTTCTTGGTCCAGCCCGCGCCGGCCACGAAAAGGAGCTTGGCGTCGGGGCGGATGGTCTGCTCGTCGGCCGAGGGGGCGATGACGGCCTTGAGCTGGGTGCGGGTCATGGCCTCGGTGACCGGGACCTCGACCGCCGTCACGGACGCCTGACCGGGCGCGCCGTCGTAGGCGGCGAAACAGCCGGCCGAGAGCGTCAGGCACCAGGGCCGGACGGCGCGAGTCAGCTCCGCCTGCATGCGCTGGCGGTAATAGCCGCGCGTGGCCACGGGTTTCCCGTCCTTGACGGCCAGGCCGGTGACGTGGGCGTCGATGCGCCCGGAAAGGCGGGCGGCCAGACCGGGCACGGCCCGGGAGGCGCGGGAATCGTCCGTGGCCACGAGGATGGTGGCCGCGGCCGCCTTGGCCAGGGCCTCCATGGCGGCGACGTCGGTGGCGTAGCGGGAAACGCCGAACGCCTCGCCGGACACGCCGTAGATGGCGGTCGCGCCGCAGCCGGCCACGGTGTTCGCGGCGGCGGCCACATCGGCGCCGAAAAGCCCGACCGCGTAGGGCGCGCCCAGGCCCTCGGCCAGCGTCCTGGCCGCGGTCAGGGCTTCCAGGGAGGCGGTGGACAGGCTGCCGTCAGCCTCGGTATGGGCAAGAAAAAGAATGGTATCCATAGGTGCCTCCAGCCCTTAGCTCTCGATCCAGGCGATGATTTCCTTGGCGATGTCCTCGACCGGCGTGTCCTTGACCACGCGGGTGTCGCGCTTCTGGGCCGGGACGGCGACCGACTGGTAGTCGATGGCGGCGGCGTCCATAGCGGCCGGCTTGGCCTTTTGCAGGGCCGGCATGACAAGGCGCATGTTGGCCATGCCCACCTGCGGGTTGTTGGGCGGCTCGGGCAGCTCGCCCGTGGCCCAGCCCAGCACCGCCGGCGCGCCGGCACAGGTCGAAACCTGATAGGCCCCGCCCTCGACGCGCTCCATGATCTCGAGCGCGCCGTCCGCGCCGACCGTCAGCTTGTCCACACCCTGGAACTGGTCCACGATGCCGAGCTTTTCGCCCAGAATCTGGAGCGTCGAGCCGGAGCCGCGCGAAGCCGACATCCAGCCGCCGAAAAGGAGCAGCTTGGACTTGTCCAGCCCGGCAATGCCCTCGATGGCCGCCGCCAGGGCACCCGCCACCTCGCAGGAATCAAGGAAGCCGCCGGCCGGACCGTCGGCTACCACCAGCTCGAACGGCGCTTTCTGGGCCACGGTCATCATCACCTGCTGCAACTTGGCCTTGGGACCAAGCGACACCAGCCAGACCTTGCTGCCGGCCGCCGTCTTGGCCAGCTGGGCAGCCTCATACAAGGCGCAGGCAGCCCAGGGATCAAGAATGGACGGCAACATCAATTCGTTTTTCAGTCCCCAGCCGGTCGGACCCTTGACCGGCTCCAGCGTCTGCAACGGATCAGGCACGATCCCGCCGCATACCACGATATGGAACATAGGCACTCCTTTTGAGGGGGGAGGAAGAGATGGAACCGGGGGCGGGGACCTTTTTTTGCAAAAAAAGGTCCCCGCCCCCGGACCCCCACCCTCCAAAAAAACTCTTAAAAAGTATGACCCACTTTACCTATCACTTCTTCAAATGCGGCGCTTCGCCGCTGGCGCGGTTGTCGCCGCAATCGGCCCGGCGTCGAGGGGCAAAGCCCCTCGTGCCGCCGGGCCGATTGCGGCGACAAATATCCGGGCTCCCGCCAACCCGCCATGGTCCCGCCCGGCAAAGCGTAACGGGGGGACCGGGGGGCATCAAGCCCCCCGGCAGTGAGGTGCAGGAGAGGCAGAGCCTCTCCTGCCGGGGTCCAGGGGCAGCGCCCCTGGCTCTTCCGCTCCTAATTCTCAGCCGAGTGCAAACCGCCGGCGGCTGCCTTGAACACCACGTTGGTGCGTTCGGGATCGGCCAGGGACGGCTTGGAGCAGTTCCACAGGCAGGCCCCGCAGTGCACGCATTTTTCCCTATCGAACAGCGGCACGCCGTCGTCCGGGTTGGTGGTGATGGCCTGTCCGGAACAGGCCTCGATGCAGGTCTTTTCGCAGCAGGAACGGCAGACGTCCGGGTTTTCGAACGTCACGTGGTCGGCGTAGCCGGGCGCGGCCTGGACCTTGCCGCCTAAAAGCAGCGCATCCTGGTGCGAGACGAGCAGTTTGCCGTCGTATTCGATGGCCGGCCAGCCGGCGCGGTCCATGAGCGCGTCGTGCAGGGACCGGCCCTTGGCCGTGGCTTCGCGACGAATCGTTTCGATCTCCTCGCAGGAGATGCGGCCCCGGTAGTATTGCGCGATGCTCGGAATACGCTTCCAGGTGGGCTTGGAGGCGGCCGGCCAGCACAGCGCGCCCTTGGTCAGGCCGCAAAGGCCCATGCCGATGAGCCCGGGCAGAAATCCGGCGGCGAAACCTTCACGGGAGCGCGCGGCGATTTTGGCCTCGTCTTCGAGCCAGGAGGCCCGACGCCTGGCCACGTAGGTCTTTTCCAGGTTCTCGGCGGTAAAGGGCAGCCCCTGCTCCAGCAGGTGCACCACGGCCTCGCCCAGAAGCACGCCCGAGGTCCAGGCCTCGTCCACGCCGGAGCCGGTCAGGACGTTGGTGGTGCCGGAGCCCTCGCCGATGCGGGCGTAGCCGTTGCCGACGAGGTAGGGTTCGCCTGATTTGCCGGCTTCCTGCAGGGTCTTGGCCCCCCAGGAGCGTAGTTCGCCGCCCTTGATGTTCTTCCAGATGTAGGGGTGCTGCATCCAGTGCTGGAGGTAGCGGTAGGCCGTGCGCACCGGATTGTCGAACCAGGACGGCACGAAGATGCCCATGGCGGCGACGCGGCCGGGCAGCACGTAGAGGAAGCCGAAAATCTCGGGCTCGGGGAAGCCGATGGTGTGGATGACCGTGCCTTCCTTCCAGGGACAGTGGCCGGGCAGATCGATGACCATCTTCATGCCCACGGCGTAGTCGCGCTGGTGGTGTCCGGCGGGAAGCCCGTGAAGATTGTCGAGGGCGCGTCCGACCGGCCCGACGGGGCCGTCGCCGACGACGGTGAGCTTGGCCCGCACGTCCATGCCGGGCATGTAGGCGACCTCGGGCTTGCCGGCCTTGTCCACGCCCTGGTCGGCCAGGCGCACGCCGACCACCTGCCTGTTTTCGACCAGCGGTTCGGCCACGGGCGAGGACGGCCAGATCTGGGCCGCGCCGGTGGCCATGACATTGCCGCCCACCCACTGGTTGAACTGGCCGATGGAAAAGGTCATGCCGCCGTGCTTTTGCAGGAAGGGCGGGATGTAGGGCAGCTCCACGGCCATGTCGGCATAGCCGGGCAGCCGTTTGCCCAGGGCCTTTATCACCTTGTCCTTGGCCCGCATGAGCAGCGGCCGGCGGCTGGCGCCCACGGGGTCGAGCAAATAGACGACCTTCTCGTCGGTGATCGGCGCGCACATGGGCACATCGGAGGGCTTCATGTCCGGGAAGCTGGCCCGGATGCCGCGCGCCTTGGACACCACGCCGGAAACGCCCACGCCCAGGTCGTCGGCCCGCTCGTAACAGATGACCTGGGGCGGCATGCCGGGCATAAGCTCGCTCTCCATGACCGGCGAGCCGTCCTCGTTGACGATGCCCCGGGCCAGCGTGGTCAAAAATCCACCCATGGCCGGGCCAAACCCAACACAGACGATGTCCGTCTCCATGACCTGCCG
Proteins encoded in this window:
- a CDS encoding alkaline phosphatase family protein, translated to MKAARVVVVGWDGATFDIVKPMIAAGRMPVLQKFLENGVHAPLCSTVPPVTPVAWTSFATGCTPGRHGIFDALTLDPNSHEVRFVSAAMRRAAPIWAVLSDRGRPAGAVNVPVTWPPDPINGLVISGMFTPSYAEDYVHPPELREKIEARFGPCRDSPNMDPDPKRYLQNLLDGVDARCELTLWLMAQKPLDYFCSVFMESDRVQHFFWGYRDPSHPDHAALGQAIEAVYERLDAALGRILDACPPDTAVALVSDHGAGPLRRAIFLNRWLMDNGFLTLSGELAALAARHHAPSGLKKAVVAMAKAILPESVLEARRKAKSKAFARINNLFSAIVDWDRTTCVSEGIAGGIFFNPRLVGEADRAELTQRLKEGLLAIVDPQTGAHPFAAVYAREELYNGPAVPDAPDVITLCGPGYQVLVPHEIALYDQGAPTGLFASHKWSGRHEQYGVFALRGPGVAAGVELANAAMADVTPTLLYALDEAVPENMDGRVLAGAFTAETLAARPPQTTTATTSTTGAAGTDGAQADQIADELSDLGYM
- a CDS encoding helix-turn-helix transcriptional regulator, translating into MEDQETDGDLPREVAWLCREGDSPIRAWREHLGVTPEELARRLDISPAAVAQFEARSARPRAATLKKIGAVLGISWELLRRDR
- a CDS encoding LysR family transcriptional regulator; its protein translation is MEYYHLRTFVAVAEEEHLTRAAERLNASLPAVSAHVRGLEEELGVPLFTRTPKGMRLTGEGQALLTEARRALAGLDAVRARAGSLRREVTGVTRIGLNNEAGRMRVPEMLAVLSRRHPGVEVHLTDSSSANILDNVRQGKLDLGFIYDNIIEQGRDVVSVPLENVEMAVVGPTSWADRVCLADWETLAGLPWVWFSQRCPFQYLLESSFSCRDLPLQKVMVGDSDATLRTMVAAGIGLTLLRRDDALEAEAAGEVCLWQREEGLTLGLSLIYRREKAEDRVVAAVVAAVSEVWGLPGHRR
- a CDS encoding electron transfer flavoprotein subunit alpha, coding for MDTILFLAHTEADGSLSTASLEALTAARTLAEGLGAPYAVGLFGADVAAAANTVAGCGATAIYGVSGEAFGVSRYATDVAAMEALAKAAAATILVATDDSRASRAVPGLAARLSGRIDAHVTGLAVKDGKPVATRGYYRQRMQAELTRAVRPWCLTLSAGCFAAYDGAPGQASVTAVEVPVTEAMTRTQLKAVIAPSADEQTIRPDAKLLFVAGAGWTKKQADGASHVADAGELILGFLGRSKASLGSSKSLVDMGGDGEAVLPFLTHLHQVGQTGATPRHPKGLATCCHGEEPHVVGWRFVGERRAVNLDPSCGWAQGKADVLYVADAFAVMKKINELLG
- a CDS encoding electron transfer flavoprotein subunit beta, which gives rise to MFHIVVCGGIVPDPLQTLEPVKGPTGWGLKNELMLPSILDPWAACALYEAAQLAKTAAGSKVWLVSLGPKAKLQQVMMTVAQKAPFELVVADGPAGGFLDSCEVAGALAAAIEGIAGLDKSKLLLFGGWMSASRGSGSTLQILGEKLGIVDQFQGVDKLTVGADGALEIMERVEGGAYQVSTCAGAPAVLGWATGELPEPPNNPQVGMANMRLVMPALQKAKPAAMDAAAIDYQSVAVPAQKRDTRVVKDTPVEDIAKEIIAWIES
- a CDS encoding 4Fe-4S ferredoxin — its product is MERQVMETDIVCVGFGPAMGGFLTTLARGIVNEDGSPVMESELMPGMPPQVICYERADDLGVGVSGVVSKARGIRASFPDMKPSDVPMCAPITDEKVVYLLDPVGASRRPLLMRAKDKVIKALGKRLPGYADMAVELPYIPPFLQKHGGMTFSIGQFNQWVGGNVMATGAAQIWPSSPVAEPLVENRQVVGVRLADQGVDKAGKPEVAYMPGMDVRAKLTVVGDGPVGPVGRALDNLHGLPAGHHQRDYAVGMKMVIDLPGHCPWKEGTVIHTIGFPEPEIFGFLYVLPGRVAAMGIFVPSWFDNPVRTAYRYLQHWMQHPYIWKNIKGGELRSWGAKTLQEAGKSGEPYLVGNGYARIGEGSGTTNVLTGSGVDEAWTSGVLLGEAVVHLLEQGLPFTAENLEKTYVARRRASWLEDEAKIAARSREGFAAGFLPGLIGMGLCGLTKGALCWPAASKPTWKRIPSIAQYYRGRISCEEIETIRREATAKGRSLHDALMDRAGWPAIEYDGKLLVSHQDALLLGGKVQAAPGYADHVTFENPDVCRSCCEKTCIEACSGQAITTNPDDGVPLFDREKCVHCGACLWNCSKPSLADPERTNVVFKAAAGGLHSAEN